In Neomonachus schauinslandi chromosome 6, ASM220157v2, whole genome shotgun sequence, a genomic segment contains:
- the LOC110573986 gene encoding quinone oxidoreductase-like protein 2 yields MAAVARGRGLPRAWLCRRAGPGCGRHYRAALCAQLKQPLAIEEVASRPVRPHEVRVDVHFCGVNFADILVCRGQYQEKPQLPFTPGMEFSGTVLETGTDVSTVKEGDQVIGVSGFNGMAEECIVDQKTLWQIPEGVPLREAATLPVSYGTAILALEHRACTRPGETVLVTAAAGATGLAVVDVATNVLQAQVIAAAGSDEKCKLAMQKGAQSTVNYGQGGLKEAVRKLVGSGGVNVAIDTVGGDVFLEALRSLAWEGRIVVVGFAGGSIASVPANLLLLKNVSAMGLYWGRYKEQNFPVFSRTLSSALQYCQQGLIQPHVGAVFKLEEVERDLDTEEDGHVKTGTENGVMQP; encoded by the exons ATGGCGGCGGTGGCTCGGGGCCGGGGCCTCCCTCGGGCGTGGCTCTGCAG GAGGGCGGGGCCGGGCTGCGGCCGCCACTACCGCGCCGCGCTCTGCGCCCAGCTGAAGCAGCCCTTGGCCATCGAGGAGGTCGCCTCCCGCCCAGTCCGGCCTCACGAG GTCAGAGTTGATGTCCATTTCTGTGGAGTTAATTTTGCTGATATTTTGGTCTGCCGTGGTCAGTATCAGGAAAAGCCCCAACTTCCCTTCACACCTG GAATGGAGTTTTCTGGGACTGTCCTGGAGACAGGCACAGATGTCAGCACAGTGAAAGAG GGAGATCAAGTTATTGGCGTGAGTGGTTTTAATGGTATGGCTGAAGAATGCATCGTTGACCAAAAG ACACTGTGGCAGATTCCAGAAGGGGTCCCCCTCCGAGAAGCTGCTACCCTGCCTGTATCTTATGGCACTGCTATTTTGGCCTTGGAGCATCGGGCATGCACTCGGCCTGG AGAAACTGTTTTAGTGACGGCAGCAGCTGGAGCCACAGGCCTGGCGGTGGTAGATGTGGCAACGAACGTTCTTCAGGCTCAG GTGATAGCTGCAGCCGGAAGTGACGAGAAGTGCAAGCTGGCGATGCAGAAGGGCGCACAGTCCACTGTGAACTATGGTCAGGGCGGCCTGAAGGAGGCAGTGAGGAAGctggtgggcagtgggggggTGAACGTGGCCATCGACACTGTGGGAGGAGATGTCTTCCTGGAGGCGCTCCGCAG CCTGGCATGGGAGGGCAGGATCGTGGTGGTGGGTTTTGCTGGAGGATCCATTGCTTCTGTGCCAGCCAACCTTTTGCTCTTGAAGAATGTCTCTGCCATGGGGCTGTACTGGGGCCGGTACAAAGAGCAGAACTTTCCCGTCTTCTCCAGAACCCTGTCCTCGGCTCTTCAGTACTGCCAGCAAGGGCTCATCCAGCCACACGTTGGAGCGGTTTTTAAGCTGGAGGAG